The following coding sequences are from one Streptomyces sp. V3I7 window:
- a CDS encoding NUDIX domain-containing protein, which produces MSRRTEYYDDPAAPTPNSLVVAASAVVIDDEGRILLQRRRDNDLWALPGGCMEMTDSLPGTAVREVKEETGLDVEITGLVGTYTDPRHVIAYSDGEVRRQFNVCFRARVTGGELTISDESTELRWVDPSELEKLPMHHTQRLRLQHALGDREAPYLG; this is translated from the coding sequence ATGTCCCGCCGCACCGAGTACTACGACGACCCCGCAGCGCCGACACCGAACTCGCTGGTGGTCGCGGCCTCGGCGGTCGTCATCGATGACGAGGGCCGCATTCTGCTCCAGCGCCGCCGGGACAACGATCTGTGGGCGCTGCCGGGTGGTTGCATGGAGATGACCGATTCCCTGCCCGGCACGGCGGTACGCGAAGTGAAGGAGGAGACCGGCCTGGACGTCGAGATCACCGGGCTGGTCGGGACGTACACGGACCCACGCCATGTGATCGCCTACAGCGACGGCGAAGTGCGCCGCCAGTTCAACGTGTGCTTCCGCGCCCGCGTGACCGGCGGCGAACTCACCATCTCGGACGAGTCGACAGAGCTGCGCTGGGTCGACCCGAGCGAGCTGGAGAAGCTGCCCATGCACCACACTCAACGGCTCCGGCTGCAGCATGCTTTGGGGGACCGGGAAGCGCCGTACCTCGGCTGA
- a CDS encoding helix-turn-helix domain-containing protein: protein MPNERLRAVMAAGGWTHETLARKVGIDPKSVERWVNKDRVPRQVTALRAAELLGEDVHVLWPALWQPRKARAISPELVALYPHRADLPVAAYAELFAQARERLDILVYAGLFLHEGYPRLNALLEERAAAGCAIRIAVGDADSAAVRQRGGEERFGHGIESRCRLALMHYRSLLTVPGIEVRTHATTLYNSIYRADDQMLVNGHVLGVNAYGTPVWHLRRAEDGGMFDTYAASIDAVWNTARPVEK from the coding sequence ATGCCGAACGAGCGCCTGCGAGCAGTTATGGCCGCCGGGGGCTGGACCCACGAGACGCTGGCACGGAAGGTCGGCATCGATCCGAAGAGCGTGGAGCGGTGGGTGAACAAGGACCGGGTGCCGCGGCAGGTGACCGCCCTGCGCGCGGCCGAGCTGCTCGGCGAGGACGTCCACGTCCTGTGGCCGGCGCTGTGGCAGCCGCGGAAGGCCCGTGCCATCAGCCCCGAGCTGGTCGCCCTCTACCCGCACCGCGCCGACCTGCCCGTAGCTGCCTACGCCGAGCTGTTCGCGCAGGCACGCGAGCGGCTCGACATCCTTGTGTACGCCGGGCTGTTCCTGCACGAGGGCTACCCGCGGCTCAACGCGCTGCTCGAGGAGCGAGCGGCCGCCGGGTGCGCGATCCGTATCGCGGTCGGGGACGCCGACAGTGCGGCTGTACGGCAGCGCGGCGGGGAAGAGCGGTTCGGGCATGGCATTGAGTCACGGTGCCGCCTCGCATTGATGCACTACCGGTCGCTGCTCACCGTCCCGGGCATCGAGGTCCGTACGCACGCGACGACGCTGTACAACTCGATCTACCGAGCGGACGACCAAATGCTCGTGAACGGACACGTGTTGGGTGTGAACGCCTATGGGACGCCGGTATGGCACCTGCGGCGTGCGGAGGACGGCGGCATGTTCGACACCTATGCCGCCAGCATTGATGCCGTGTGGAACACGGCCCGACCAGTGGAGAAATAG